The nucleotide window ACAAGGAATGGAGTTTTAGTAATTCCATGAGCGAAATAGGATCAGCGCTGAAGAATAACGTTTTTTGGTATATCTCGGATACAATTCAGAGACAGGGAGCTATTACTACACTTGCTTTTCTGGGCTTGTTCTTAATCATCGCAACGATGCTGAAGACTGGTTTTTCGTTTTTGGCAAGTTACTATACGGTGCCTATTCGGACAGGGGTTTTGCGTGATTTACGCCGCGATATTTATGCCAAGATTCTGAGTTTGCCCATCGGTTTCTTTTCCGAAGAACGCAAAGGAGATATTATGTCGCGTATGACAGGTGACGTGGGCGAAATCGAGAATTCGGTTATCAGCTCGCTCGACATGATATTTAAGAATCCTATTCTGATTCTCGTCTATGTTGTTACTCTGTTTTCTCTCAGCTGGGAGTTAACCCTTTTTGTAATGGTGCTGTTGCCTATTAGTGGTTATTTTATTGGGATGGTTGGAAAGAAATTGAAGACCAGATCGCTGGTAGGACAACAACAATTGGGGCAGCTGCTGTCGCAAATAGAAGAAACTCTTGGTGGTCTGCGTATTATCAAAGCGTTCAATGCTGAAAATAAGGTGAAAGCACGGTTTGCTCAGATCAACGAAGCGTTGCGGCATACCAACCTTCGTATCAACAGTCGCTATTTATTGGCACACCCCATGAGCGAATTTTTGGGAACTGTAGTGATTGCCATCCTCCTTTGGTTCGGTGGTATGTTGATCTTAACGCATCACAGCAATATTACGGCACCTACTTTTATTTACTATTTGGTTGTTTTTTATAGCATTATCAATCCGGCAAAAGATCTTTCGAAAGCGGTTTATAGTATTCAAAAGGGACTTGCATCGCTGGAGCGTGTGGATAAAATCCTCAAAGCTGAAAACACGATGAAGGAAGCAACCGAACCTAAGAAGCTGGATGCATTTCGAGATAAGATCGAGTATAAAAATGTATGGTTTAAGTATAAAAACGACTGGGTTCTTCAGGAGATTAATGTTACTGTAGAAAAAGGAAAAACTGTAGCATTGGTTGGGCAGTCGGGTTCCGGTAAATCTACTTTCGTCGACCTTTTGCCCCGTTTTTATGATGTGGATAAGGGCGATATCCTTATTGACGGAATAAACATTAAAGATACCAGTTTGCATAACCTGCGGGCTCTGATGGGTAATGTTAATCAGGAAGCTATTCTGTTTAACGATACTTTCTTCAACAACATTACGTTCGGTGTGGAGAATGCCACCATGGAGCAGGTGATAGAAGCGGCCAGAATTGCCAATGCGCATGAATTTATTATGGCTACAGAAAAAGGCTATGATACCAACATTGGCGATCGGGGAGGCCGGCTTTCCGGAGGACAGCGTCAGCGGGTGAGTATCGCCCGCGCGATTTTGAAAAACCCACCCATTCTCATTTTGGATGAAGCGACTTCAGCGTTAGATACCGAATCGGAACGCCTGGTGCAGGATGCCATCGAGAACCTGATGAAGAACCGTACCTCCATCGTGATTGCTCACCGCTTGTCAACTATCAAACGAGCCGACGAAATTTGCGTGATGCACGAGGGGCGCATCGTAGAGCGTGGAAAGCACGATGATCTGATTGCCCTCGACGGTTATTACAAGAAACTTTGCGACATGCAGTCGTTCTAATGATACAAAACAGAAAAGAGATGGTTTTAACCATCTCTTTTCTGTTTTTGCCGGTTTGTACGCCTGCGGCATTCTTTGGGTATTGCATTTGTAAAGCCGCATTGTAATGCGGCTATCAGGTTGCGTGTCAATTTCCTCCGCCACTACTGCTGCCGCCACTTTTCACGTCATCGTTTTGGATGCCCCGGCGGGCTTTCTTAACGTCCATTCCCATTTTTCCAAAATTGTAGGTTACGCTGCATCGCAGGCTTCTGCTCGGATAGGTCGATTCACTGTGTTGCGTGTAGTTGGGATCGTTGTAGTTAGAGGAATATATCTGCGTTTTTTTGAAGGGATTCGATACCGACAGGTTTACCGACATTTTCTTGTCGAAGAACATTTGCGACATGCTGATGCCACTGTAAGAATAGGTAGACGATTTTCCCTGCAACATAATGCTCGGAGAGTAAATTCCTCCGTTGAAACTGATAGAGTTGCCTTTCCACAGTACAAAGCGCGCTCCCAGATAGTTGCTGTAGGTGTAACCTTTGCTGGTGATGGAGTAACCATTGTTGGCTTGCATTTTGGTATAGCGTCCGCCGCCATTGTAATAAATATTGAACTTCTCACTGGGGCGAAACGACACGTAAACGTTCAGGCCGACATTCATATCGGTACCGATATTTTTGTAGGTAGTCGATTTTATTCCGTCCGAATTAATAGTGGATAGACTTTCGATGGAGTTGTTGGTGAAGGCTCCTCTACCGGTGAGGCTGAAATTGAATTTCGGGGTGAATGCGCTGTATCCCAATTCGAATGAGTGTGCAATCTCCGACTTAAGGTGAGGATTACCGAAAGAGATATTTTGAGGGTCGGTAGTGTTTACATATGGATTCAGGTACCAGATGCCGGGGCGATAGAGCCGCTGGGTATAGGACGCTTTAATGTTTTTCCCTGGTTTTAACTGGTAGTTGAGCGTAACGTAAGGAACTACATTTTGAAGGTGATTGTTGAATTTGGTTTCTGTGGCAGACGTAGAGGTCGCGTTGTTCCACGTGAACTCGGTTCTGACTCCTCCTTTGGCGGTCAACGTTTTTAGTTTTAATACATAACCACCATATGCTCCGAGTATATACTGGTTGTAATCCAGTTCATTACTTTTGGCCTGATTGTAATCCCAATTGCTGGTCTGCAAGTTGAACAGGTAGGTATCCGAATTGCTGTCGTTCTGGCGGTAAATGGCCTTGACTCCGCATTCCACCTGATGTTTTGGCGATAACGGATCGTAATAGTCCACCTGAAGAGTTTGCTCCCGAGTCAAAGCGTCGGTTACGGAGCGCTGCGAATAGGGCGAATAGTTGAAGGTGTTTACAATGTCCGATTCGTAGTTTGATTTGTTCGGATTATTGTCGAGCTTGTAGGATACGGTGAATGTTTTTTCCGGTTTTTTGAAACTGCGCTGATAATCTATATTGCCCGATAGTGTGTTATAGTTGGTTTTGCCGTTATTCACATTGTCGAAATATTGCGAACGGGCGTTATTGATATCAAGCACATTGGTTGATGAAAGCGACTTGGAACGGTAGTCGTATCCGTATCCCCAAAACGATGTGCTGATCAGATTCAGTGAATCGATGTCATAACTTGCTTCTCCCGAGAAATTGCTCGATGATCCGTTGTAAGTCGAATTCCCTGCTGAGTTGGTGGTGCGATAGGTGTCGCTTATAAAATTCGTTCTGTCGGAGGTATATTTGTTTTCTGGGTCTTTAAAATGATTGTACGAATACCTTCCCGAGAAGCTGAATTTGTTGACTTTTGTTGCCAGATAGAGGCCTCCATTGTATCCGCCTCTGGAGTCGAATCCGGCATTGATACTTCCGTTGTACCCGGCCATTTTTTTCTGGGTGGTGATGATATTGATAATACCCCCTACGCCTTCGGCATCGTATTTCGATGAGGGATTGGTGATGACTTCAATATCTTTGATACTATTTGCCGGAAGACTTTTGAGAATATCCTTCAGGTTGTTCGACATCATGGAAGAGCTTTTGCCATTCACCAGCACTTTGAAGTTGGATTGACCGTTGAGTGAAATGTTATCT belongs to Paludibacter jiangxiensis and includes:
- a CDS encoding ABC transporter ATP-binding protein, which encodes MNKFLQILIRFIPPYKKYVVGSIGSNFLSALFTLFSFGAIIPILQILFGIESATYSYKEWSFSNSMSEIGSALKNNVFWYISDTIQRQGAITTLAFLGLFLIIATMLKTGFSFLASYYTVPIRTGVLRDLRRDIYAKILSLPIGFFSEERKGDIMSRMTGDVGEIENSVISSLDMIFKNPILILVYVVTLFSLSWELTLFVMVLLPISGYFIGMVGKKLKTRSLVGQQQLGQLLSQIEETLGGLRIIKAFNAENKVKARFAQINEALRHTNLRINSRYLLAHPMSEFLGTVVIAILLWFGGMLILTHHSNITAPTFIYYLVVFYSIINPAKDLSKAVYSIQKGLASLERVDKILKAENTMKEATEPKKLDAFRDKIEYKNVWFKYKNDWVLQEINVTVEKGKTVALVGQSGSGKSTFVDLLPRFYDVDKGDILIDGINIKDTSLHNLRALMGNVNQEAILFNDTFFNNITFGVENATMEQVIEAARIANAHEFIMATEKGYDTNIGDRGGRLSGGQRQRVSIARAILKNPPILILDEATSALDTESERLVQDAIENLMKNRTSIVIAHRLSTIKRADEICVMHEGRIVERGKHDDLIALDGYYKKLCDMQSF
- a CDS encoding TonB-dependent receptor domain-containing protein yields the protein MYKKITLLCLFFGALMLHAENKNLPYQIAGQAVEASNGKTIPYATVTLQNDSAKVLKKISSDVNGKFSFAVKEKRKYTVVLSFMGFKEAKVVANVTEAKTDVGKVAMEEGVVMKEVSIVAQKPLVKVDPDKLTYSVEADPESKTSNVLEMLRKIPLITVDSEDNISLNGQSNFKVLVNGKSSSMMSNNLKDILKSLPANSIKDIEVITNPSSKYDAEGVGGIINIITTQKKMAGYNGSINAGFDSRGGYNGGLYLATKVNKFSFSGRYSYNHFKDPENKYTSDRTNFISDTYRTTNSAGNSTYNGSSSNFSGEASYDIDSLNLISTSFWGYGYDYRSKSLSSTNVLDINNARSQYFDNVNNGKTNYNTLSGNIDYQRSFKKPEKTFTVSYKLDNNPNKSNYESDIVNTFNYSPYSQRSVTDALTREQTLQVDYYDPLSPKHQVECGVKAIYRQNDSNSDTYLFNLQTSNWDYNQAKSNELDYNQYILGAYGGYVLKLKTLTAKGGVRTEFTWNNATSTSATETKFNNHLQNVVPYVTLNYQLKPGKNIKASYTQRLYRPGIWYLNPYVNTTDPQNISFGNPHLKSEIAHSFELGYSAFTPKFNFSLTGRGAFTNNSIESLSTINSDGIKSTTYKNIGTDMNVGLNVYVSFRPSEKFNIYYNGGGRYTKMQANNGYSITSKGYTYSNYLGARFVLWKGNSISFNGGIYSPSIMLQGKSSTYSYSGISMSQMFFDKKMSVNLSVSNPFKKTQIYSSNYNDPNYTQHSESTYPSRSLRCSVTYNFGKMGMDVKKARRGIQNDDVKSGGSSSGGGN